From a single Lolium rigidum isolate FL_2022 chromosome 7, APGP_CSIRO_Lrig_0.1, whole genome shotgun sequence genomic region:
- the LOC124669241 gene encoding uncharacterized protein LOC124669241, producing MDDYRPRRSPATERFVGLFSSPSSSPTEPSFIAGDEFHEDDFMFSSSDAAAAAPPDDSPAARVPHAHLGLLAALHDGDKRLLLRRGAAASDAIPAALLRRKATIAAAAASASSGGGSLSPTQPPPSAAWAIPANPRPRSRAPAPQYHQSAPVKVPVRPPRKPAMDKWDEAAAGDDEDELRRGDAAMLPPHEMVARASAGGAGPVAPFSMLEGAGRTLKGRDLRRVRDAVLRQTGWLD from the coding sequence ATGGACGACTACCGCCCGCGCCGGTCGCCGGCGACCGAGCGCTTCGTCGGGCTCTTctcctcgccctcctcctcccccacgGAGCCGTCCTTCATCGCCGGGGACGAGTTCCACGAGGACGACTTCATGTTCTCCtcctccgacgccgccgccgccgccccgcccgacGACAGCCCCGCCGCCCGGGTGCCGCACGCCCACCTCGGCCTCCTCGCCGCGCTGCACGACGGGGACAAGCGCCTGCTGCTccgccgcggcgccgccgcgtcCGACGCCATCCCGGCCGCGCTGCTCCGCCGCAAGgccaccatcgccgccgccgccgcctcggcctcaTCCGGCGGCGGCTCGCTGTCCCCCACCCAGCCCCCGCCCTCCGCCGCCTGGGCCATCCCGGCCAACCCGCGGCCCAGGAGCCGCGCGCCCGCCCCGCAGTACCACCAGTCGGCCCCGGTCAAGGTGCCCGTCCGCCCGCCCCGGAAGCCGGCCATGGACAAGTGGGAcgaggccgccgccggcgacgacgaggacgagctcCGGCGCGGGGACGCCGCCATGCTGCCCCCGCACGAGATGGTCGCGCGCGcgtccgccggcggcgccggccccgtcgccccgttcTCCATGCTCGAGGGCGCCGGACGCACGCTCAAGGGCCGCGACCTCCGGCGGGTGCGCGACGCCGTGCTCCGGCAGACCGGGTGGCTCGACTGA